From Arachis hypogaea cultivar Tifrunner chromosome 3, arahy.Tifrunner.gnm2.J5K5, whole genome shotgun sequence:
aatttataattttataagagaaaacaaaaataaattagtatttttataaaaaatttaacagttaactaaataaattaatcattaaatagATGTTAGGTTAGTTTGTcaaatgaaatatattttttaggagttattttatcaaaaataaacattaaaatcaattttatcaaAAACCGAATCTTTTCGAATACCAAAATGACTActacttactttttttttttaattaaactcaaATGTGGTCAACAAAACAAATATACTAATACTAGACGAACAATAGTTGTGGCCTACGGACAATAAATTAATAGATGCACATGTTTTAGAAATAACCCTAATTAATGAAATACTAATCATTCATTAATTACCTCATGATGATTAAAGCTAGAGGGGGCATGATGACCTCCTCCGGCATTGAATCCGAATGAGGCAGGCACGGCGGAGGGCGTGGTGGTGGGTGCAAAAGGCCAATCAGAAGTAGAAGGGCCTAAAGAAAAGGCACTGTTAGGATTATTTGGAAGACCAACATAATTGCATTGTGGCGGTTGATGAGGAGTAGTGGATTGAAGCAACCTGATTTGTCTCTTCAAGAACTTAACATAGCGAATTGCTTCATCCAGCATGGAAGCTGTGTCCATCTTTGTTCCACCGGGAACAAGCCTCTGCAGGATCCGAATCTTCTCGCTGATCCTCTCCCTGCGGTGGCGCGCCGCTACGCTCTGTGGGTCGTCGCTGATGCGAACGTTTCGCCTCTTTGGCTTCCGAATGGTGGCGGGATCGATGTCCACGGGCTGCATAGCTGCGATCTTGTACATCATCTCCTTCATGGCTCCAAGCTCCTCTTCTGGCTCTTCATCTTCATGATCGTGATCAtgatcttgttcttgttcttggtgCACTACTCCAAGTATGTCACCAAGGAACCCCGACGAAGAAGAAGAGGGCAGTGCAGTAGTGGTTGTTGAGGGATGATGATGAATTTGAAGAAGGTGATGGTAGTTTGGGAAAACCCCAGAAGCCATGATGTTAGGGATTTGGTGAATGATGTGATTATGATCAGCTTCTGTCCAAGTAGCAGCAGTGAAGACACTAGCATTATTATTCTGCTGCAGGTTTGTGGTATCCATCATCTATGAGCAAATGAAATTACAAGTTTGAAGAGCgtgatgatgagaagaagttGGGGTTTGTTTGATGATGTGATAAGTTAATTGGAAATGAAACACCGGCCACTTAATTAGCATATATAAAAAGCTAATAAGTAGTATATGCAGAAACAGTTGATGATTAAAAGATGGAGAAGGGGTGGGTCGTTGATGGTTGAATATAACTTAGCTTAGATTGTGAAGAAAGTCTTGCTTTGGTGTATAGAGGGTAGATATAGGGAGGGTAGCTAGAGGAGGGGACCTAAGAGTGGAAGAAGAAGCATTGCATTTGGAACGAGATTTTACTGAAATGGGGAGTGACTGCAAAAAGCATATTGTATTGTAGAGTGAGATGATGAGAtgaatgaattgaatagaaaggaAAAGGGTGTGTATGGAATTAATTAAAAGCAAAGGGGGGTATTGAAATGAATGCGCTTCTAAGAAAAatcaaaggaaagaagaaaaaaggtgATGTAGGGAAGGGAAGGGAAGGATAGGTGCACATTCTATAGACTTATTAGCTTCTCTCTCTCAATTTCATTATGCACTGAATTCCTAGGGCTCCCTTCTCCTTTTatttattctctctctctctctctctctctctctctctctctctctctctctctctctctctctctctctctctctctctctctctctctctctctctctctctctctcattggtGCACTGCTTATTCGTATAACTTTATAGGGTTTTAGTTCATTTTGTTAGAGATCACAACCCTCTTCTTTTGGAATTCATGGTATACATatttttttggcattttttatgtattatttttttattttgtacttcctaattattattaaaacaaatgattaattttagatataataattaataaatatataattatagacattatatatatacttataaatattaaattaaataaaataatttcattgttttcttagcattattattaattatttatagtcTTTGTTGTTTATATTGATAAAATTATGATAGAATTCTTCTTTTCTGGAAGTCTATAattgtttgtttttttctttttatgttcgAATTTGAGAACCCCCCCCACcccttttttttatctaaatgtAATTTTCATTGGTTCGGAAAGATGATACAGGTTGAGTCATAAAAACTAAGTCAATACAAAGACTGAAATGGGATAATTTCATACCTTTGACATCAAATTTCAATAGGTGAGTAAATATTCCTTTTACTCCTAATATTCTGAAAATGATAGCAGTTTAGTCATAAAGTAAAAGCATTTCAtatcaataattttaatatattttatcacCTATTAAATTTGATGTCAAATTGAAATTAGATATTAAATTGTTTTCTAGAATTGGATATTGAACTTAGGATTACCCTTCAAAGAGAGAAAGTCTTAAAATCTCAAAAATGATAGACTCGAACTTTTAAACCTTTTTTTACCATAGAAATTTTAATATACTACATAAAATCACTCTttctaaatatttaaatttaataagaaAAACATATAAAAGATTATACCTTTAACATAATCTGCTGAAACACAAAAGATTCCAATTTATTTGGACATTAATTCTCTAATCTATTAGAGCAGcacaaagaaaataattttttgaaaacccATGCAATTACATTCAACCAGTGTGAATAACACCACTATTGAATCTCTTTAACTTTTCTCTATCTGGTGAATATGATtgagattattatttgaatttgagatattttactatttaaacaCTTCCTTTTCTTTAATTGATTTTGCCACACActtaaatgaaaacaaaaataaaaaaatcataattgaATAAAACAATTAGTGACAACTGATGTGAATTAAGTGATCAAATTTTGTCAAAGCCAAAGTCTCTTAGAATTCTATCATCAGCAACAGAAATCAAGATGAATCAATTTTCTTAAacccaaaatttaacaaataaattacaTAAGAAAAATGCCCAGAATGATAAAATTAGATCAATCAATAAGTTTTTCCGTTTAAAatcattttataattataatgtgCTTTGTGTTAATTCTTTCAAGAAATGTCAGTGTGCATACCATAGATAATCATTAGCACATCATGGTTGCTATCCATCATTTCATCGAAACAAGGAAGCACTACAAAAATTTCAAGAACTTATAAAAAATTGAAGCAAAATAGTATATGAAAGAAAAGTAATAAGGAAAATAAAAGGGGATAATTTAGTATTTGAAATAGGAAAAGTTTCCATGGCCAGCATTTTTAACAAATTCTAGCCAATATTTGGCCAGCATTAGGCTTTCAATATTTTGTTGCATTTGGACTTTTTTTTGAATTGTgtacaaaaatactaataatattgATTAATTAATAGTCAAGAATAATAAAGTTGGTTGGCTTTCTACACTACtgctaatattataattttagagAGTTTGGATAATGTGAATttgcaattttaaaaaataactttataCCTAAGTTCAATTGGACATCAAATTTTAATAGgcgagtaaatatttttttttttacttctaacTAGTGGCTGAATAGGCATTATCGTGCTTGTTCaactgtttttttttattatttttacaaaattaatttctaaatttttaattctataattattaatttgatattaaaaatttaaaataataacttattcaaaaataaaaataaaaattgtatcagttatttaatatttaaaaagtataaaataaataaacttgaAGTAATTAAATATGGTGTGATTAAAAATCATTACGTCGTTATGTGTAAGAAAATCAATATGCATATTTATAAACATTATTTACAAtgtatgttattattttttactcattaaaaaattattaaaatcataaatgttattgtttaataatataatatatttatttttttgaattgtcAAATATGCAATAAAAGTTTAAGATGTATTTCAGTCaaatttatatcaaaattctTTCTGTTAATTGAGTTTAAAAAATCATTCAATTGAACTAATTTTGAGTAGCTTTTTTATGAATAGATTTTTTTCCTTCGATAATGTTGTCATAATTGGTTTAAGAAATAACgaaaattatttgataaattattaaactcttagttttttaaaaagtaGTAATAAAGTTTTTGGaaaacttcttttcttttttgtccctttttaaaagaaatatttgtgttatatttaaaatatttatcttttgttTGGAATGGGTAAGTGTAGGGTTCATGTCTGTAAagtcataaaattaat
This genomic window contains:
- the LOC112771186 gene encoding uncharacterized protein, whose amino-acid sequence is MDTTNLQQNNNASVFTAATWTEADHNHIIHQIPNIMASGVFPNYHHLLQIHHHPSTTTTALPSSSSSGFLGDILGVVHQEQEQDHDHDHEDEEPEEELGAMKEMMYKIAAMQPVDIDPATIRKPKRRNVRISDDPQSVAARHRRERISEKIRILQRLVPGGTKMDTASMLDEAIRYVKFLKRQIRLLQSTTPHQPPQCNYVGLPNNPNSAFSLGPSTSDWPFAPTTTPSAVPASFGFNAGGGHHAPSSFNHHEVINE